A single window of Drosophila suzukii chromosome 3, CBGP_Dsuzu_IsoJpt1.0, whole genome shotgun sequence DNA harbors:
- the LOC108006839 gene encoding uncharacterized protein: protein MSKKLPTISVTADKRSTHSDLSSSSSSHDTDSNDMDYGRNGAGGVTDVEDFDSQVEVLKPSSRRNSYNASLKPKAHLKANTGDNDVTDVEDYDTESDDDEKSTAYPELKLSLREFLQQGLQNQEAVDNDAKESCEIKAGDFVQAQNLNGMADYLTDCEDYDTDSEVGYGCEKSVCVDLDHAMGDQGRVNIADGEKNQDDSDQYEDVSVISDISDLASAMSDCTGIGVRGMSEDEVLEVSESGHEEVCQIACSGSDSESEGAAAWSRSEGDTSFPQIDVAFVSASGQPRRNSKSSMSMQGQKNFLQLASKHEEVLTDVEGIDDSAAEEDSFDNEEEDEQPIPRAIILASGDDGTCLTDVEDMFCDDTSLSTSAEPEVRSICLGALPVPHREVVVLKEDKNGDTITNVMPMDSNYEFGIYNHLKDMIHTDSEDYSCADEWSLQHSLAEDAAMGGPSLIENEVIVSNELLKQQQNKRLEVQSNAESVTDVEEIFVAGTNRRKKLKTRTLSKGKNKLLEAVKGKEEGVTDVEDMDLSECGLPPGVKRVEQLKQQAKGSNADKFSDSEDVSTDDVSDISDVSDALPPSTGDKTSGKTKPQQLHFRLLKDDIVNQQLTDVEDVQLPSEAEDALEPPAVPVANSNSKELNDMLNESYTVVHERSGRSFNSEAEKLHTKGMIRDANTDVEYVESDESAARGGN from the coding sequence ATGTCCAAGAAACTACCAACTATATCCGTAACTGCCGACAAGCGGTCCACCCACTCCGATTTATCCTCCTCATCGTCATCCCATGACACAGATAGCAATGACATGGACTACGGGCGCAATGGCGCCGGGGGCGTTACTGATGTCGAAGATTTTGACAGTCAGGTTGAGGTACTTAAGCCAAGCTCCCGGCGGAACTCCTATAATGCATCCCTGAAGCCCAAAGCCCATCTGAAAGCGAATACGGGCGACAATGATGTAACTGACGTGGAGGACTACGATACAGAATCGGACGATGATGAGAAGAGCACAGCCTACCCAGAACTAAAGCTGTCACTGAGGGAGTTTCTCCAACAGGGACTTCAAAACCAAGAAGCAGTTGATAATGATGCTAAGGAGAGCTGTGAAATAAAAGCCGGAGATTTCGTGCAAGCACAAAACCTAAATGGTATGGCAGACTATCTGACTGATTGCGAGGACTACGACACGGATTCCGAAGTGGGCTATGGCTGCGAGAAATCCGTTTGCGTTGATCTGGATCATGCCATGGGCGATCAGGGACGAGTTAATATAGCCGATGGCGAGAAGAACCAGGACGACTCCGATCAGTACGAAGATGTCTCTGTGATCAGTGACATAAGCGATCTAGCCTCGGCCATGTCCGATTGCACCGGCATAGGGGTGCGTGGAATGTCCGAAGATGAGGTGTTGGAGGTATCCGAGAGTGGTCATGAAGAGGTTTGCCAAATTGCCTGTTCGGGATCCGATTCAGAGTCGGAAGGGGCTGCAGCCTGGAGTCGGAGTGAAGGTGATACcagttttccacaaattgATGTGGCCTTTGTTAGTGCCAGTGGTCAGCCGCGACGAAACTCCAAGTCCAGTATGTCCATGCAAGGTCAGAAAAATTTTCTACAGCTTGCCTCAAAACACGAAGAGGTTCTAACAGACGTTGAAGGCATCGACGACTCAGCAGCCGAAGAAGATAGTTTTGacaacgaggaggaggacgagcAGCCTATACCACGGGCCATTATCCTTGCGTCCGGTGACGATGGGACCTGCCTTACTGATGTAGAGGACATGTTCTGTGACGACACGTCGCTGTCCACTAGCGCCGAGCCAGAAGTTCGTTCAATCTGTTTGGGGGCCCTACCAGTGCCACATCGCGAGGTAGTGGTGCTTAAGGAGGACAAGAACGGGGACACTATTACCAATGTTATGCCCATGGACAGCAACTACGAATTTGGAATTTATAACCACCTGAAGGACATGATCCACACTGATTCCGAAGATTATTCGTGCGCCGATGAGTGGAGCCTTCAACATTCACTTGCCGAGGACGCTGCGATGGGAGGACCAAGTCTTATCGAAAACGAAGTAATAGtgtcaaatgaacttttaaagcagcagcagaacaAGCGCCTTGAGGTTCAGAGCAACGCTGAGTCCGTGACAGATGTTGAGGAGATCTTTGTGGCCGGAACAAATCGCCGCAAGAAGCTAAAGACCCGCACTCTGAGCAAAGGCAAGAATAAACTACTTGAAGCCGTGAAGGGCAAAGAGGAGGGAGTAACAGATGTCGAGGACATGGACCTTAGCGAATGTGGCTTACCTCCAGGAGTGAAGCGCGTGGAGCAGCTGAAACAACAGGCTAAGGGCTCGAATGCGGACAAGTTCTCTGATTCCGAGGACGTATCCACGGATGATGTATCCGATATCTCAGATGTCTCTGATGCTCTACCACCATCGACGGGTGACAAAACCAGCGGCAAGACAAAGCCACAACAGCTTCACTTTCGTCTGCTTAAAGATGACATAGTAAACCAACAGCTCACCGATGTTGAGGACGTTCAGTTGCCATCGGAAGCGGAGGACGCCTTGGAACCACCGGCCGTACCAGTTGCCAATAGCAATAGTAAAGAGCTGAATGATATGCTGAACGAGAGCTACACGGTGGTGCACGAGAGGAGTGGTCGCAGTTTCAACAGCGAGGCCGAGAAGCTGCATACTAAAGGCATGATCCGAGATGCCAATACCGACGTAGAGTATGTTGAGTCCGACGAGTCAGCCGCCAGGGGAGGCAACTAG
- the LOC108006866 gene encoding uncharacterized protein, with amino-acid sequence MDKIKLKVIGVLRERDGGNRSGSGGLGATAGGSGGVTAATGHQLVGTGAVGVAQPPIGVTQDNSNEGNAPGVGVTSMEAPATGGAGPSGGVGGAARTSVLSRPQTSKISALDLAGILNTRRRLEWTKEWLRKNQAEFLSKENLLSELQSRKDECYHLNYFLAITESQFRYLVQKLEPIISQYAPQRKKKSFSAEERLAITLKYLATGEVHSCRNYCFRASKFVINEMIANICLGFYEHLKDQYVTLPKTDDQWRIAAEEMERKHNLPHCVGNLFMRSIQLQGSGSGSGSNSGAASSGSAAGDDRKRATVIFTGIVDADNNFQYAKVERAASSRPNDIYNQTTAVELIKHKMHALEEQQSAEMDRQGYYFAGDSVLPATSYLVTTRNLPKDRAVLEALEQVNAHADQTMRILCNMFPILAQPLRISDKHIREVVLGCVALYNFLRKTDDSFRRTSDSIVQQRAEQQQLAAAYSVDSDEIDDDCIMLATEEELRERAEFTPSVGLTTCFQPLCTQRGETPEGLAKRDWLLQLDFGQQGGNGSGMGIGIGIGNGNMSGNGGLGGSTDSASGSSNGSLY; translated from the exons ATGGACAAAATCAAGTTAAAGGTTATTGGCGTACTGCGTGAACGCGATGGTGGCAATCGTAGTGGCTCCGGCGGATTGGGAGCAACTGCTGGAGGATCTGGCGGAGTGACGGCCGCCACAGGCCATCAGCTGGTCGGCACGGGagcggtgggcgtggcccaGCCCCCGATTGGGGTCACGCAGGATAATAGCAACGAAGGCAACGCCCCTGGCGTTGGAGTAACATCGATGGAAGCACCGGCAACGGGTGGAGCTGGTCCGTCGGGGGGAGTTGGTGGAGCCGCCAGAACCTCGGTTCTGTCCAGACCCCAGACCTCCAAGATCAGCGCTCTCGACCTGGCCGGCATACTCAACACACGGAGACGACTCGAGTGGACCAAGGAGTGGCTGCGCAAGAACCAGGCCGAGTTCCTCAGCAAGGAGAACCTACTAAGTGAGCTGCAGTCGCGGAAGGATGAGTGCTACCACTTGAATTACTTCCTAGCCATAACAGAGAGCCAGTTTCGGTACCTGGTGCAAAAGCTGGAGCCCATCATTAGCCAGTATGCGCCGCAGCGCAAGAAGAAATCCTTCAGCGCCGAGGAGCGGCTGGCCATAACGCTCAAGTATTTGGCAACGG GTGAAGTACATTCTTGTCGAAACTACTGCTTCCGTGCCTCGAAATTTGTGATAAACGAAATGATTGCCAATATCTGTCTGGGCTTCTACGAGCACCTCAAGGACCAATACGTGACACTACCAAAGACTGACGATCAGTGGCGCATCGCCGCCGAGGAGATGGAGCGCAAGCACAACCTGCCCCACTGTGTGGGCAACCTGTTCATGCGCAGCATCCAGCTCCAGGGCTCCGGCTCGGGTTCCGGTTCGAATTCCGGGGCGGCGAGCAGCGGTTCCGCCGCTGGCGACGATCGCAAGCGGGCGACCGTCATCTTCACGGGCATCGTCGATGCCGACAACAATTTCCAGTACGCAAAGGTGGAACGGGCGGCCAGCAGCCGGCCCAACGACATCTATAACCAGACCACTGCCGTCGAGCTGATCAAGCACAAGATGCATGCTTTGGAGGAACAACAGTCGGCGGAGATGGACCGACAAGGCTATTACTTCGCTGGCGACTCAGTACTGCCAGCCACCTCGTATCTGGTGACCACACGCAACCTGCCCAAGGATCGGGCTGTGCTGGAGGCCCTGGAGCAGGTCAACGCCCATGCGGACCAAACGATGCGGATACTCTGCAACATGTTCCCCATTCTGGCGCAGCCGCTGCGCATCAGTGACAAGCACATCCGCGAAGTGGTGCTCGGCTGTGTGGCGTTGTACAATTTCCTGCGCAAGACGGACGACTCCTTTCGGCGCACCAGCGACAGCATTGTGCAGCAGAGGGcagagcagcagcaactggcAGCGGCCTACAGCGTCGATAGTGATGAGATCGACGACGATTGCATCATGCTGGCCACCGAGGAAGAGCTGCGCGAGCGGGCGGAGTTCACGCCCAGCGTCGGACTGACCACCTGCTTCCAGCCGCTGTGCACGCAGCGCGGCGAGACGCCCGAAGGTCTGGCCAAGCGGGACTGGCTGCTCCAGCTGGACTTTGGCCAGCAGGGCGGCAATGGAAGCGGCATGGGTATTGGCATCGGAATTGGCAACGGCAACATGAGCGGAAACGGCGGACTGGGCGGCAGTACAGACAGTGCGAGCGGCAGCTCAAACGGGAGTTTATATTAG
- the PGRP-SD gene encoding peptidoglycan-recognition protein SD, protein MTLIALLIVCLTAIAVQGEVPIVTRAEWNARPPSGPMDSMETPLPRAVIAHTAGGGCADDVACSQLMRNLQNFQMSRQKFSDIGYHYLIGGNGKVYEGRSPSQRGAFAGPNNDGSLGIAFIGNFEEQAPSQEALDAAKQLLEHAVQQAELVENYKLLGHRQVSATRSPGEALYTLIQQWPNWSEQI, encoded by the coding sequence ATGACTTTGATCGCTTTGCTCATCGTGTGCCTCACGGCAATTGCTGTCCAGGGGGAAGTACCCATAGTGACGAGGGCCGAATGGAACGCCCGACCTCCGAGCGGACCCATGGACAGTATGGAGACTCCCTTGCCCAGAGCTGTGATCGCCCATACAGCCGGCGGGGGGTGTGCAGATGATGTCGCCTGTTCCCAGCTAATGCGCAATCTGCAAAACTTCCAAATGTCCAGGCAGAAGTTCTCCGATATAGGGTACCACTACCTGATCGGAGGTAATGGCAAGGTGTACGAGGGCAGGAGTCCAAGCCAAAGGGGAGCTTTCGCTGGACCCAACAATGATGGATCATTGGGCATTGCTTTCATTGGTAACTTCGAGGAACAGGCGCCCAGTCAGGAGGCCCTGGATGCCGCCAAGCAGCTCCTCGAACACGCTGTGCAACAGGCTGAGCTTGTGGAGAACTACAAGCTATTGGGTCATCGCCAAGTCAGTGCCACCCGGAGTCCCGGAGAAGCACTCTACACCCTCATTCAACAATGGCCCAACTGGTCTGAACAAATATAA